One window from the genome of Fulvivirga lutea encodes:
- a CDS encoding GNAT family N-acetyltransferase yields MEAKTQDNSTYLLKIRNIVLDDYERIVEVMHKSYPTMRDDLWEKKNIKKLLDIFPEGQICVEDNGVLVAFALSIIVDYKKFGDNHTYDQIIGGKAASFKTHDDEGDVLYGIDVCVDTDYRGLRLGRRLYDARKELCENLNLKSIIAGGRMPNYHKHSEELTPRQYIQKVRDKEIYDPVLYFQMSNDFHVKKVLKRYLPDDKESAQNAVLIEWNNIYYQDSIDIGSGRSHARIGVVQWQLRAVRNLESFFDNVEFFVDAVSGYKADFVLFPELFNAPLMAEFNEDNAATAIRNLAGYTDQIRDKMLQFALEYNINIIAGSMPVYEDDKLYNVAYLLRRDGTWEVQPKIHVTPAERSDWGMTGGNKIKAFDTDAGKIGILICYDAEFPELSRILADQGMQILFVPFATDMQNGYLRVRLCSQARAIENECYVAISGSVGNLPKVVNMDIQFGQSAVFSPSDFAFPSNATVAEGTPNTENTIICDVDLNDLKHLNMHGSVRNLNDRRKDLYEVKLKK; encoded by the coding sequence ATGGAAGCTAAAACACAAGACAATTCTACCTATCTACTCAAGATTCGAAACATAGTTTTAGACGACTATGAAAGGATTGTTGAGGTCATGCACAAGAGCTACCCCACCATGCGCGATGATTTATGGGAAAAGAAAAACATCAAGAAGCTACTTGATATTTTTCCTGAGGGTCAGATATGTGTGGAGGATAATGGTGTGCTTGTAGCTTTTGCTCTTTCAATCATTGTTGATTATAAAAAGTTTGGAGACAATCACACGTACGACCAAATCATTGGTGGCAAAGCAGCCTCTTTTAAGACACATGACGATGAAGGGGATGTGTTGTATGGTATAGATGTGTGTGTTGATACAGATTACCGAGGCCTAAGACTGGGTAGACGTTTATATGACGCTCGAAAGGAATTGTGCGAGAATCTGAACCTTAAATCAATAATAGCAGGTGGAAGAATGCCTAATTATCATAAGCATAGTGAGGAGCTAACACCCAGACAGTACATACAAAAAGTGAGGGACAAGGAAATTTATGATCCTGTGCTTTACTTTCAGATGAGCAATGATTTTCACGTAAAAAAGGTATTAAAGAGATACCTGCCAGATGATAAGGAAAGTGCACAGAATGCCGTACTCATTGAGTGGAATAATATTTACTATCAGGATAGCATTGACATCGGATCAGGAAGGTCTCATGCCAGAATTGGTGTAGTTCAATGGCAGTTGCGTGCGGTTAGAAACTTAGAGTCATTTTTTGATAATGTTGAATTCTTTGTGGATGCCGTAAGTGGTTATAAAGCAGATTTTGTGCTTTTTCCAGAGCTATTTAATGCGCCTTTAATGGCTGAATTTAATGAGGATAATGCCGCTACCGCTATCAGAAATCTAGCTGGTTATACAGATCAGATAAGAGATAAAATGCTTCAATTTGCTTTGGAGTACAATATCAACATTATAGCGGGCAGTATGCCTGTGTATGAGGACGATAAGCTTTACAACGTGGCTTATTTGCTCCGAAGGGATGGAACATGGGAAGTACAACCAAAAATACATGTAACGCCAGCTGAACGTTCCGATTGGGGAATGACCGGGGGCAATAAAATCAAGGCTTTTGATACTGATGCAGGTAAAATAGGTATCCTAATTTGCTATGATGCAGAATTCCCTGAGTTGAGCAGGATCTTGGCCGATCAAGGTATGCAAATATTATTTGTGCCATTTGCCACCGACATGCAGAATGGGTATTTAAGAGTTCGATTGTGCTCGCAAGCAAGGGCCATTGAAAATGAATGCTATGTAGCTATATCTGGTAGTGTGGGTAATTTGCCTAAAGTAGTGAATATGGATATTCAGTTTGGTCAATCAGCGGTTTTTTCACCTTCTGACTTTGCCTTTCCATCCAATGCAACAGTTGCTGAAGGCACACCCAATACAGAAAATACCATTATCTGCGATGTTGATTTGAATGATCTTAAACATTTGAATATGCATGGTAGTGTAAGAAACCTAAACGATAGACGAAAAGACCTCTATGAGGTGAAATTGAAAAAATAA
- the argS gene encoding arginine--tRNA ligase: MNIETTLVQSISKAFSELFNASLSESEISLQPTRKEFEGSHTFVCFPYARLSKKNPEETGKAIGEYLKSNCDIVADFNVVKGFLNIELSDATWLAVFKDIHGAENFGFFPSNGEEVMVEYSSPNTNKPLHLGHLRNNFLGWSVAEILKANGNKVHKVQIINDRGIHICKSMIAWLDYGNGETPESTGKKGDKLVGDYYVKFDKEYKKQIAELVEGGMTKEEAEKQAPIFKKAQDLLLKWEKKDPEVYELWEKMNGWVYEGFDATYKQMGVDFDKLYYESDTYLLGKDQAQVGVDKGIFFKKDDGSVWVDLTEDGLDEKLILRADGTSVYMTQDIGTAILRFKDFPKISKQIYTVGNEQEYHFKVLFLILDKLGYEWAKECYHLSYGMVDLPTGKMKSREGTVVDADDLMQEMMTTAKEHTEELGKVDDFTEEQAEELYNTLGLGALKYFLLKVDPKKRMLFDPQESIQFQGNTAPFIQYTHARISAILRKANQLGVVPTAADFDLDKGLQSSERNLIFLLNDYPEKIKEAGDHYSPDTIANYVYELAKEYNRFYQEISIFNEQNEAAFKFRIALSKVVAETIQKAMGLLGITVPERM, from the coding sequence ATGAACATAGAAACCACATTAGTACAATCCATTTCAAAGGCATTTAGTGAGCTATTTAATGCATCTCTAAGTGAAAGTGAAATCAGCCTTCAGCCGACAAGAAAAGAATTTGAAGGTTCACACACTTTTGTTTGCTTTCCTTATGCTCGCTTATCCAAAAAGAATCCTGAGGAAACAGGGAAGGCCATCGGGGAGTACTTAAAATCCAACTGCGACATAGTTGCCGATTTTAACGTGGTAAAAGGTTTCTTAAATATTGAGCTTTCTGATGCTACTTGGTTAGCCGTATTTAAAGATATTCATGGAGCTGAAAACTTCGGTTTCTTTCCATCGAACGGAGAAGAGGTGATGGTGGAGTATTCGTCACCAAACACAAACAAGCCTTTGCATTTAGGACATTTGAGAAACAACTTTTTGGGTTGGTCAGTGGCTGAAATTTTAAAGGCCAATGGTAATAAAGTGCATAAAGTACAGATCATTAATGACAGAGGCATTCATATCTGTAAATCAATGATTGCCTGGCTGGATTACGGTAATGGTGAAACTCCTGAATCAACAGGGAAGAAAGGCGATAAACTGGTGGGTGATTACTATGTGAAATTCGATAAAGAATATAAAAAGCAAATCGCTGAGCTTGTTGAAGGAGGCATGACTAAAGAGGAGGCTGAAAAGCAAGCGCCTATATTTAAAAAAGCTCAGGACTTATTATTAAAATGGGAGAAAAAAGACCCTGAAGTTTACGAGCTATGGGAGAAGATGAATGGCTGGGTATATGAAGGCTTCGATGCTACCTATAAGCAAATGGGCGTTGATTTTGATAAGCTCTATTATGAATCTGATACCTATTTATTGGGGAAAGATCAGGCACAGGTAGGGGTAGACAAAGGTATTTTCTTTAAAAAAGATGATGGGTCGGTTTGGGTAGACCTGACGGAAGATGGTCTTGACGAAAAGCTGATTTTAAGAGCTGATGGCACCTCTGTGTACATGACTCAGGATATTGGAACGGCCATTTTAAGATTTAAGGATTTCCCTAAAATCTCAAAACAAATATATACAGTCGGTAATGAGCAGGAATATCACTTCAAAGTTTTGTTTCTGATTCTAGATAAACTAGGTTATGAGTGGGCGAAAGAATGCTATCATCTTTCCTATGGTATGGTAGATCTGCCTACCGGCAAGATGAAATCAAGAGAAGGTACAGTGGTAGATGCCGATGATTTGATGCAGGAAATGATGACCACTGCAAAAGAACATACAGAAGAGCTGGGCAAGGTAGACGATTTCACAGAAGAGCAAGCAGAGGAACTATATAATACGTTGGGGCTCGGAGCATTGAAATACTTTTTATTGAAGGTTGACCCTAAAAAACGTATGTTGTTTGATCCCCAGGAATCCATTCAATTTCAGGGAAATACAGCACCATTTATTCAATACACGCACGCAAGAATCTCAGCGATACTGCGAAAAGCCAATCAATTAGGTGTTGTGCCCACCGCGGCTGACTTTGACCTTGATAAAGGGCTACAGAGCTCTGAAAGGAATCTGATATTTCTATTGAACGATTATCCCGAAAAAATTAAGGAAGCTGGTGACCACTATTCACCTGATACCATTGCCAATTATGTATATGAGTTAGCAAAAGAGTATAATCGTTTTTATCAGGAAATATCGATTTTCAATGAGCAAAACGAAGCTGCCTTTAAGTTTAGAATAGCACTTTCAAAAGTAGTGGCGGAAACTATTCAGAAAGCAATGGGACTATTAGGCATTACAGTTCCGGAGAGAATGTAA
- a CDS encoding (4Fe-4S)-binding protein — MEPVKEYTNGEVTIVWKPKTCIHSEKCWRGLPEVFKPKEKPWIDAEGASTDEIVSQVKKCPSGALSYYMNNEENKKEMSKIEVTVLENGPLMVSGGCEITHKDGTKETKEKAAFCRCGHSANKPFCDGSHKAEDFKG; from the coding sequence ATGGAACCAGTTAAAGAATACACCAATGGCGAAGTAACAATTGTTTGGAAGCCAAAAACTTGCATACATTCAGAAAAATGCTGGCGCGGATTGCCAGAGGTTTTTAAACCAAAAGAAAAACCCTGGATTGATGCGGAAGGAGCATCTACCGATGAAATTGTAAGTCAGGTGAAGAAATGCCCTTCAGGTGCATTGAGTTATTACATGAACAACGAAGAAAACAAAAAAGAGATGAGTAAAATTGAAGTAACAGTTTTAGAAAACGGGCCTTTAATGGTATCCGGTGGATGTGAAATCACGCATAAAGATGGCACTAAAGAAACGAAAGAAAAAGCAGCGTTTTGCAGATGCGGACACTCAGCGAATAAGCCTTTTTGCGATGGATCACATAAGGCCGAGGATTTTAAAGGTTAG
- a CDS encoding SdpI family protein, with translation MIHLVFGPLMTVMGLLFLNFPPKSNNAFYGYRTPMSRKSQETWDFANQLSAKMIVGIGIITSLFQILLIYSLPTESAINFSVITLIVLLIAHIPYVEHRLRNEFDNNGNPIN, from the coding sequence ATGATACACTTAGTATTCGGACCACTAATGACAGTCATGGGTCTTTTATTTTTAAATTTCCCGCCAAAGAGTAACAATGCGTTCTATGGCTACAGAACTCCCATGTCAAGAAAATCGCAAGAAACATGGGATTTTGCGAATCAACTATCTGCTAAAATGATAGTTGGAATAGGAATAATTACCAGCTTGTTTCAAATCCTATTGATATATTCCTTACCCACAGAATCAGCAATAAATTTCTCAGTAATAACGCTCATCGTGCTATTAATAGCACATATACCCTATGTCGAACATAGGTTGAGAAATGAATTTGACAATAACGGCAATCCTATAAATTGA
- a CDS encoding polyprenol monophosphomannose synthase, with protein MNDSLVIIPTYNEKDNIRLIIDAVVSLPKAFDILIVDDGSPDGTGNIVKELQQTNLGETTLHLIERSGKLGLGTAYITGFKFAIEKGYDFIFEMDADFSHNPKDLIRLYDSCAKNGNDLAIGSRYISGVNVVNWPMGRVIMSYFASIYVRFITGMPINDTTAGFVCFRRQVLEAIDLDNIKFIGYAFQIEMKFTALKFGFKLNEVPIVFTDRTRGKSKMSGSIFKEAFFGVIRMKIDSFFKKYIPASAS; from the coding sequence TTGAACGACAGCCTAGTAATTATACCTACCTATAATGAGAAAGACAATATACGTCTAATCATTGATGCAGTCGTTTCACTACCGAAAGCTTTTGATATTTTGATAGTGGATGATGGTTCACCTGATGGTACAGGTAATATTGTTAAGGAACTGCAACAAACTAATTTGGGTGAAACTACACTTCACCTGATTGAGCGTTCGGGCAAATTAGGGTTAGGCACAGCCTATATTACGGGATTCAAGTTCGCCATTGAAAAAGGCTACGATTTTATTTTTGAAATGGATGCCGACTTTTCTCACAACCCCAAAGATTTAATCAGACTTTACGATTCTTGTGCTAAAAACGGCAACGATTTAGCTATTGGCTCACGATATATTTCAGGTGTTAATGTTGTGAATTGGCCTATGGGCAGAGTGATAATGTCGTATTTCGCTAGTATTTACGTACGTTTTATCACCGGAATGCCTATAAATGACACCACGGCTGGTTTCGTTTGCTTTAGAAGGCAAGTACTGGAAGCCATTGATTTGGATAATATTAAATTCATTGGGTATGCGTTCCAAATAGAAATGAAGTTTACGGCATTGAAATTTGGGTTCAAATTAAACGAGGTTCCAATTGTGTTTACTGATAGAACCCGTGGAAAATCCAAAATGTCTGGCTCCATTTTTAAAGAAGCTTTTTTTGGAGTAATTCGAATGAAAATCGATAGTTTCTTCAAAAAATACATACCGGCTTCGGCCTCTTAA
- a CDS encoding type III PLP-dependent enzyme domain-containing protein: protein MKKYVDLIEQTFYFPQKEFQVINDELHFHDVPLMDIIKKYGTPLKLTYLPKIGENIRYAKKLFADAFEKHKYEGSYTYCYCTKSSHFNFILEEALNNDIHIETSSSYDIPIVRKLHEKGKINKNTYIVCNGFKRPLYREYISGLLNDGFKNCIPVLDNLTELSHYEEHVNGEYHVGIRVAADEEPNFEFYTSRLGIRYGDINHLYKDQIKPSKKAKLKMLHFFINTGIKDTAYYWSELSRFIFKYCELKKDCPELDTIDIGGGFPIKTSLHFEYDYKYMIEQIVENIKWICGKNNVPVPNIFTEFGSFTVGESGAVLYSIMNEKLQNDKELWYMIDGSFITHLPDAWGLNQKYIMLPLNKWDNMYHKVNIGGLTCDSMDYYNSEAHTSEVFLPMLESNETDPLYIGFFHTGAYQESLGGYGGIQHCLIPAPKHVLIDKDKNGKVTTKLFADEQTSDSMLKTLGY from the coding sequence ATGAAGAAATACGTTGATTTAATAGAACAAACATTTTACTTTCCTCAGAAGGAATTCCAGGTTATTAATGATGAACTACATTTTCATGATGTGCCTTTGATGGACATCATTAAAAAATATGGAACGCCTCTTAAATTAACTTATTTGCCAAAAATTGGCGAAAACATCAGGTATGCTAAAAAGTTGTTTGCCGATGCTTTCGAAAAACATAAATATGAAGGCTCATACACCTATTGTTATTGCACCAAATCATCGCATTTCAACTTTATTCTTGAAGAAGCTTTAAATAATGATATTCATATTGAGACTTCATCATCTTATGATATTCCCATTGTTAGAAAACTACATGAGAAGGGAAAGATCAATAAAAACACATACATCGTTTGCAATGGTTTTAAAAGGCCACTTTACCGTGAATACATTTCAGGCCTATTGAATGATGGTTTTAAAAACTGCATTCCGGTGCTTGATAACCTGACGGAACTCAGTCACTATGAAGAGCATGTGAATGGTGAATATCATGTTGGTATTCGTGTGGCTGCAGATGAAGAACCAAATTTTGAGTTCTATACTTCTCGGTTAGGAATCCGATATGGTGATATCAACCATCTGTATAAAGATCAGATTAAGCCAAGCAAAAAGGCTAAACTTAAAATGCTTCACTTTTTTATTAATACAGGCATTAAGGATACCGCCTACTACTGGAGTGAACTAAGCCGATTTATTTTCAAGTATTGTGAACTTAAAAAGGACTGCCCCGAGTTAGATACTATTGATATTGGTGGTGGCTTTCCTATCAAAACTTCATTGCACTTTGAATATGACTACAAGTACATGATCGAGCAGATTGTAGAAAATATTAAGTGGATTTGCGGCAAGAATAATGTTCCAGTACCAAACATTTTTACTGAATTTGGAAGCTTTACCGTTGGCGAAAGTGGTGCAGTGCTATACTCCATCATGAATGAAAAGCTGCAAAATGACAAAGAGTTGTGGTATATGATTGATGGTTCTTTCATCACTCATTTACCTGATGCATGGGGTCTGAACCAAAAATACATCATGTTGCCATTGAATAAATGGGATAATATGTATCATAAGGTGAATATAGGTGGTTTAACATGTGATAGTATGGACTATTATAACTCTGAGGCACATACCAGTGAGGTATTCTTGCCAATGTTAGAGTCTAATGAGACAGACCCATTGTATATTGGATTTTTCCATACTGGGGCTTATCAAGAGTCGCTAGGTGGCTATGGGGGTATACAACATTGTTTAATACCCGCACCTAAGCATGTTTTAATTGATAAGGATAAAAACGGTAAGGTTACAACTAAGCTATTTGCCGATGAGCAAACCAGCGATTCAATGCTTAAAACGCTTGGCTATTAA
- the rocF gene encoding arginase, with protein sequence MEKNISEDRIRIIQVKSEIAAGTRGASLGIDALKIASLDLNSDYFTRFDEEEVETVNEILFDGFEHPHAKFIDGVYTMESRVSEMVKKVLDEDNFPLVLAGDHSTAAGTIMGIKNHYKNKRLGVIWIDAHADLHTPYTTPSGNMHGMPLAMVGSLDNMDCRINNPKKETVELWEKIKNIGFKGPKIDLSDIVFISARDLEEPEQFLLNKYSIKNFTTDEVRKLGAKEVAKQALDRLDNCDIIYVSFDVDSMDSEISVGTGTPVKNGLTAEEAKILNCELVKSPKLVGWEMVEVNPTLDTENKMAETAFEILEETTNSMLG encoded by the coding sequence ATGGAAAAGAATATTTCCGAAGATAGGATACGAATCATACAGGTGAAATCAGAAATTGCAGCAGGTACAAGAGGAGCCAGTTTAGGTATAGATGCCCTTAAAATAGCAAGCTTAGACCTTAACTCTGATTATTTCACAAGATTTGATGAAGAAGAAGTTGAGACGGTTAACGAAATTCTTTTTGATGGTTTTGAGCATCCACATGCTAAGTTTATTGATGGCGTCTATACGATGGAGTCAAGGGTTTCTGAAATGGTGAAAAAGGTGCTGGATGAAGATAATTTTCCATTAGTACTTGCTGGCGATCATTCCACTGCGGCCGGCACAATCATGGGCATTAAAAATCACTATAAAAACAAACGACTTGGTGTAATCTGGATTGATGCACATGCCGATTTACATACACCTTACACTACCCCTTCAGGTAATATGCACGGTATGCCGTTAGCTATGGTTGGTTCTTTAGATAATATGGATTGTCGAATCAACAACCCAAAAAAGGAAACTGTTGAATTGTGGGAAAAAATAAAAAATATCGGTTTCAAAGGCCCGAAAATTGACCTTTCTGACATTGTATTCATTTCAGCCCGCGACCTGGAAGAACCAGAACAGTTCTTGCTGAATAAATACTCAATTAAAAACTTCACTACTGATGAGGTTAGAAAGCTTGGCGCCAAAGAAGTGGCCAAACAAGCATTAGACCGTCTTGATAACTGCGACATTATTTACGTTTCTTTTGATGTTGATAGTATGGACTCAGAGATTTCTGTTGGTACCGGTACACCAGTAAAAAATGGATTAACTGCAGAAGAGGCTAAAATTTTGAATTGCGAGTTAGTAAAATCTCCAAAGTTAGTAGGCTGGGAGATGGTGGAAGTAAATCCAACATTGGATACTGAAAACAAAATGGCAGAAACTGCTTTTGAAATATTGGAAGAAACTACCAATAGCATGCTTGGTTAA
- a CDS encoding D-glycero-alpha-D-manno-heptose-1,7-bisphosphate 7-phosphatase produces the protein MNKCIFLDRDGVLNKDFVDYVYSEDKLFILPGVEDSLKSLKNAGYLIIVITNQSGITKGIYSEEDMHKVHDIMQQKWDNAIDDFYFAPGHPSFSETLSRKPGSLMFERAIAKYNIDTKLSWMIGDKDRDLIPAKKLGIKTIQVDHSDSINADYKVKDLPDAVEVIFG, from the coding sequence TTGAATAAATGTATTTTTCTTGACCGAGACGGTGTTTTAAATAAGGATTTTGTTGATTATGTGTATTCTGAGGATAAGTTATTTATCCTTCCTGGGGTGGAGGATTCACTAAAGTCACTAAAAAATGCAGGATACTTGATTATAGTAATCACCAACCAATCAGGAATTACGAAAGGAATTTATTCAGAAGAAGATATGCATAAGGTGCACGACATTATGCAACAAAAGTGGGATAACGCCATCGATGATTTTTACTTTGCTCCTGGCCATCCAAGTTTTTCAGAAACCTTGTCGCGCAAGCCAGGTTCGTTAATGTTTGAAAGAGCCATTGCGAAGTACAACATCGATACAAAACTATCTTGGATGATAGGTGATAAAGACAGAGATTTGATTCCAGCCAAAAAACTAGGGATTAAAACTATCCAGGTAGATCATTCAGACAGCATCAACGCTGATTATAAGGTAAAAGATCTACCTGATGCGGTAGAAGTTATTTTCGGTTAA
- a CDS encoding deoxyhypusine synthase family protein: MATSPISNFIDNNYLHFNAAALVDAAKGYKKHLEEDKKMLISLAGAMSTGELGKSLAEMIRQDKVHIISCTGANLEEDVMNLVAHSHYRRVPNYRDLTPQEEWDLLEKGLNRVTDTCIPEEEAFRRIQKHIFKIWKDAEDNGERLFPHEFLFRLLNSGIMEQYYEIDPKNSWMVEAAKKNLPMVVPGWEDSTLGNIFASYCIKGELKASTMKSGIEYMMWLADWYTDNAEDKGIGFFQIGGGIAGDFPICVVPMLYQDMEREDTPFWSYFCQISDSTTSYGSYSGAVPNEKITWGKLDINTPKYIVESDATIVAPLIFGYVLGW, encoded by the coding sequence ATGGCAACAAGTCCTATATCAAACTTTATTGACAATAACTATTTACATTTTAATGCTGCTGCTTTAGTTGATGCTGCAAAAGGATATAAAAAGCATCTTGAAGAAGATAAGAAAATGCTTATCTCGCTTGCCGGAGCAATGAGTACCGGTGAACTAGGCAAGTCATTGGCTGAAATGATCAGGCAGGATAAAGTACATATTATTTCATGCACAGGAGCCAACCTGGAGGAAGATGTAATGAATTTAGTTGCGCATTCACATTATAGAAGGGTTCCCAATTACCGCGATTTAACTCCACAGGAAGAGTGGGATTTGTTAGAAAAAGGATTAAACAGAGTAACAGATACGTGCATCCCGGAAGAAGAAGCTTTCAGAAGAATACAAAAACATATTTTCAAAATTTGGAAAGATGCTGAAGATAATGGTGAGAGACTATTTCCACACGAATTCCTGTTCAGACTACTAAATTCAGGCATTATGGAACAATACTACGAGATTGATCCTAAAAATAGCTGGATGGTTGAAGCTGCCAAGAAGAACCTACCAATGGTAGTTCCAGGCTGGGAAGATTCTACACTGGGAAATATTTTCGCTTCCTACTGCATTAAAGGCGAGCTGAAGGCCTCAACCATGAAATCTGGTATTGAATATATGATGTGGTTGGCCGATTGGTACACAGATAATGCTGAAGATAAAGGAATAGGATTCTTCCAAATTGGCGGAGGTATTGCTGGAGACTTTCCTATTTGCGTGGTTCCAATGTTGTATCAGGACATGGAAAGAGAAGATACCCCATTTTGGAGTTATTTCTGTCAGATTTCTGATTCTACCACTAGTTACGGTAGCTATTCAGGAGCTGTACCAAACGAGAAAATTACCTGGGGCAAGCTAGATATTAATACACCTAAATACATTGTGGAGTCAGATGCGACTATTGTTGCACCACTCATTTTTGGATACGTTTTGGGCTGGTAA
- a CDS encoding 1,4-dihydroxy-2-naphthoate polyprenyltransferase → MKKWLTAFRLRTLPLALSSIGMGSFIAAAEGVFNVAIFTLCALTTIFLQILSNLANDYGDSVNGADHNERQGPSRMVQSGAITLNQMKAAMFVFVLLSLISGILLLYVSFGLNWQAFLFFFAVGIGAILAAIAYTAGRKPYGYIGLGDLSVFIFFGIVGVVGSYYLYANTFKWDLLLPAISCGLFSVAVLNVNNIRDIESDKKAGKYSVPVRIGRSAAINYHVAIIFIGVASACTYILLNYTSITQFSFVIMVPLFIANIKAVKTKMNPNELDPYLKQMALSTLLFVVLFGIGQLI, encoded by the coding sequence ATGAAAAAATGGTTAACGGCATTTAGATTACGTACGCTGCCTTTAGCATTATCAAGCATAGGAATGGGCAGTTTTATTGCCGCTGCTGAGGGAGTCTTCAATGTAGCAATATTCACACTGTGTGCTTTAACCACCATTTTTTTGCAAATACTATCTAATTTGGCGAATGATTATGGCGATTCAGTAAACGGAGCTGACCATAATGAAAGACAAGGCCCTAGTCGTATGGTTCAGTCAGGTGCCATTACCTTAAATCAGATGAAGGCGGCTATGTTTGTGTTTGTCTTACTTTCGTTGATAAGTGGTATTTTGTTATTGTATGTATCATTTGGTTTAAACTGGCAGGCATTCCTATTCTTTTTTGCTGTTGGCATAGGAGCTATATTGGCCGCTATAGCGTATACCGCTGGTAGAAAACCCTACGGGTATATTGGCCTGGGCGACCTTTCAGTATTTATTTTCTTTGGTATTGTTGGAGTGGTCGGATCGTATTATTTATACGCCAACACATTTAAATGGGATCTGTTATTGCCTGCAATTAGCTGTGGACTTTTTTCTGTGGCGGTATTAAATGTGAATAATATTCGTGATATAGAATCAGATAAGAAGGCCGGTAAATACTCTGTGCCAGTGAGGATAGGAAGGTCTGCAGCAATTAATTATCATGTGGCTATTATTTTTATTGGAGTTGCCTCAGCATGCACATACATACTTTTGAATTACACATCAATCACCCAGTTTTCGTTTGTAATTATGGTACCGCTATTCATCGCCAACATAAAAGCAGTGAAAACCAAGATGAACCCTAATGAATTGGACCCTTATCTTAAACAAATGGCTTTGTCTACGTTGTTGTTTGTAGTCCTTTTTGGAATAGGGCAATTAATTTAA
- the ctlX gene encoding citrulline utilization hydrolase CtlX, translated as MAKQITDTILMIRPARFRMNEQTALNNYYQRAIENLTAEQIQEQALGEFDSFVEKLRSHLVEVIVVEDTLSPDTPDSIFPNNWISFHEDGRVGIYPMYAENRRQERRSDIIEKIRETHNVKALVDFTEFESSNQFLEGTGSMILDRVNKLSYAALSERTNSKPLEDFCKAFGYEAVTFVANQTVDNQRKPIYHTNVMMCVAEDFCIICLESIDNVEEKQQVVSKLKETNKEIIEITEGQKLHFAGNMLQVRNREGKPFLIMSQAAYRSLEPSQIKHIEKYCSILYSSLDTIEALGGGSARCMMAEIFLPKRL; from the coding sequence ATGGCCAAACAAATAACGGATACCATATTAATGATTCGTCCGGCACGTTTTAGAATGAACGAGCAGACAGCATTAAATAATTACTACCAGCGAGCCATAGAGAATTTAACTGCTGAGCAAATTCAGGAGCAAGCTCTGGGTGAGTTTGATTCATTTGTTGAAAAACTAAGATCTCATTTAGTTGAAGTGATTGTTGTTGAAGATACACTTTCACCTGATACACCAGATTCTATTTTTCCCAATAACTGGATATCATTTCATGAAGATGGGAGAGTAGGTATATATCCGATGTATGCCGAGAATAGGAGACAAGAAAGGCGTTCAGATATCATTGAGAAAATCAGGGAGACCCACAATGTGAAAGCTCTTGTAGATTTCACGGAGTTTGAAAGCTCAAATCAATTTCTGGAAGGTACAGGAAGTATGATTTTAGATAGAGTGAATAAACTATCATACGCTGCTTTATCTGAACGAACGAACAGCAAGCCGCTAGAGGATTTTTGCAAGGCCTTTGGTTATGAAGCAGTAACTTTTGTGGCAAATCAGACCGTTGATAATCAACGAAAACCAATTTATCACACAAATGTGATGATGTGTGTAGCAGAGGATTTTTGTATTATCTGCCTAGAGTCAATTGACAATGTAGAAGAAAAGCAGCAGGTTGTTTCCAAGTTAAAAGAGACCAATAAAGAAATTATTGAGATTACTGAAGGTCAAAAGCTGCATTTTGCAGGCAATATGCTTCAAGTTAGAAATAGAGAAGGCAAACCTTTCTTAATTATGAGTCAGGCAGCTTATCGATCATTAGAACCATCTCAAATAAAGCACATTGAAAAGTACTGCTCAATACTATACAGTTCACTTGATACCATTGAAGCACTAGGTGGGGGCAGTGCTCGCTGTATGATGGCAGAAATATTTTTGCCCAAAAGATTATAG